A part of Arthrobacter dokdonellae genomic DNA contains:
- the ribB gene encoding 3,4-dihydroxy-2-butanone-4-phosphate synthase translates to MSALTNPATLLDPVSAAVAAIAAGEAVLVVDDENRENEGDIIFAAQHSTPALMGWTIRHSSGVICVPMEDARAEVLALPPMVAHNQDAKGTAYTVSCDAAGGVSTGISATDRSLTATVLASPSSGPEAVTRPGHMFPLRAVPGGVRQRPGHTEASVELCKLAGCEPVAVIAEVVDDAGQMVRLEGLREFADAHALVLISIADLVAHLDASGPAGGSALDGTAAAPVSAAAASLPVSASSMAPAAAAGVRHE, encoded by the coding sequence ATGAGCGCGCTCACCAATCCCGCCACGCTGCTGGACCCCGTCTCAGCGGCCGTCGCCGCCATCGCCGCCGGAGAAGCCGTGCTGGTCGTGGACGATGAAAACCGCGAAAACGAAGGTGACATCATCTTCGCCGCCCAGCACAGCACCCCGGCCCTGATGGGCTGGACCATCCGCCACAGCTCCGGCGTCATTTGCGTCCCCATGGAGGACGCCCGCGCCGAGGTCCTGGCCCTGCCGCCCATGGTGGCGCACAACCAGGACGCCAAAGGCACCGCCTACACGGTTTCCTGCGATGCCGCCGGCGGGGTCAGCACGGGCATCAGCGCCACGGACAGGTCCCTGACCGCCACCGTCCTCGCCAGCCCGTCGTCGGGACCAGAGGCAGTCACCCGCCCCGGCCACATGTTCCCCCTGCGTGCCGTGCCCGGGGGAGTGCGGCAGCGGCCGGGCCACACCGAAGCCTCAGTGGAGTTGTGCAAGCTCGCCGGCTGCGAACCCGTGGCGGTCATCGCCGAGGTGGTGGACGACGCCGGGCAGATGGTCAGGCTCGAGGGTCTCCGTGAGTTCGCGGACGCCCATGCGCTGGTGCTGATCTCCATCGCGGACCTGGTGGCCCACCTGGACGCGTCGGGACCGGCCGGCGGGTCGGCGCTTGACGGAACGGCCGCCGCCCCTGTGTCCGCTGCTGCGGCCAGCCTCCCTGTGTCCGCCTCTTCCATGGCCCCTGCTGCGGCGGCAGGTGTGCGCCATGAGTGA
- a CDS encoding GTP cyclohydrolase II, protein MSEAATAGPDGTVPDANVTGGPVVILPTSFGVFQAQAWIDRATGAEHLSLSAPGGGPEGNGAGPLVRLHSECLTGDVFGSFRCDCGEQLDFALEMIQSQGGTLVYLRGHEGRGIGLANKMRAYSLQEAGADTVEANEQLGLPVDGRDYAAAAGILHALGLSRVRLLSNNPLKSADLSRHGITVTEIVATHVPARAENLRYLETKRDRMHHTLEVTTPNGTPHTLTEGPTT, encoded by the coding sequence ATGAGTGAGGCAGCCACGGCAGGACCTGACGGCACCGTTCCCGACGCAAATGTTACGGGCGGACCGGTCGTGATATTGCCCACATCCTTCGGGGTCTTCCAGGCGCAGGCCTGGATTGACCGTGCCACCGGAGCCGAACACCTGAGCCTGAGCGCACCCGGTGGGGGACCGGAAGGGAACGGGGCCGGGCCTCTGGTCCGGCTGCATTCCGAATGCCTCACCGGCGACGTCTTTGGCTCGTTCCGCTGCGACTGCGGCGAGCAGCTGGACTTTGCGCTGGAAATGATCCAGAGCCAGGGCGGCACGTTGGTCTACCTGCGCGGCCATGAGGGCCGTGGGATCGGGCTGGCGAACAAAATGCGCGCCTACAGCCTGCAGGAGGCGGGCGCGGACACCGTGGAAGCCAATGAGCAGCTGGGCCTTCCCGTGGACGGGCGCGACTACGCCGCCGCCGCGGGCATCCTCCACGCGCTGGGCCTGTCCCGCGTCCGCCTTCTGAGCAACAACCCGCTGAAATCAGCGGACCTTTCCCGGCACGGCATCACCGTCACGGAGATCGTCGCCACGCATGTCCCTGCCCGCGCTGAAAACCTACGCTACCTGGAAACCAAGCGCGACCGCATGCACCATACCCTTGAGGTCACAACACCCAACGGAACACCCCACACCCTTACGGAAGGACCCACGACATGA
- the ribH gene encoding 6,7-dimethyl-8-ribityllumazine synthase encodes MSGHGAPAIGFNGEEKSQASHLKLAIVAASWHTEIMDGLLAGALRGAADAGIGSPTVIRVPGSFELPVAAARLAPNYDAVVALGVVIRGGTPHFDYVCQAATMGLTDVSVRTGKPVGFGVLTCDTEQQGLDRAGLPGSVEDKGHEAVTAALATALTLANAG; translated from the coding sequence ATGAGCGGCCACGGAGCACCTGCCATCGGATTCAACGGCGAGGAAAAGTCCCAGGCGTCCCACTTGAAACTGGCCATCGTCGCAGCCAGCTGGCACACCGAAATCATGGACGGGCTGCTGGCGGGGGCCCTGCGCGGCGCCGCCGACGCCGGCATCGGCAGCCCCACCGTGATCCGCGTCCCCGGCAGCTTTGAGCTGCCCGTCGCAGCGGCGCGGCTGGCTCCCAACTACGACGCCGTCGTCGCACTTGGCGTGGTGATCCGCGGCGGGACCCCGCATTTTGACTATGTGTGCCAGGCCGCCACGATGGGCCTGACCGACGTCAGTGTCCGCACCGGCAAGCCCGTCGGCTTTGGCGTCCTGACCTGCGACACCGAACAGCAGGGCCTGGACCGGGCCGGCCTGCCCGGCTCCGTCGAGGACAAGGGCCACGAAGCGGTCACGGCCGCGCTCGCCACCGCCCTGACCCTCGCCAACGCGGGCTAG
- a CDS encoding phosphoribosyl-ATP diphosphatase, with the protein MKTFESLYEELSEKAAARPAGSRTVAELESGIHGIGKKVVEEAAEVWMAAEYESDEACAEEISQLLYHLQVMMIAKGLTLQDVYKHL; encoded by the coding sequence GTGAAGACCTTCGAATCCCTATATGAAGAGCTGAGTGAGAAGGCCGCAGCCCGGCCCGCCGGCTCCCGAACCGTCGCCGAACTGGAATCAGGCATTCACGGTATCGGCAAGAAAGTGGTTGAGGAAGCCGCCGAAGTGTGGATGGCCGCCGAATATGAATCGGACGAGGCCTGCGCCGAAGAGATCTCCCAGCTGCTCTACCACCTGCAGGTCATGATGATCGCCAAAGGTTTGACGCTTCAGGACGTTTACAAGCATCTATAG
- the hisG gene encoding ATP phosphoribosyltransferase, protein MLRVAVPNKGALSEAASAMLAEAGYRQRRDSRELVMVDPENNVEFFFLRPRDIAVYVGAGTLDVGITGRDLLLDAQVDAEELLPLGFAVSTFRFAGPIGHFSTAAELEGKRLATSYDGLLREYLGKLGINAKVVRLDGAVESSVRLGVADAIADVVETGSTLRAAGMEIFGEPILNSEALLIGRRGVTPPPGVEVLIRRLHSVLVASQYVLLDYDVPKALMEKATALTPGLESPTVSPLRDSDWVAVRSMVSAKDTNRVMDELYDLGARAILVSSIHACRI, encoded by the coding sequence ATGCTTAGAGTTGCCGTCCCGAACAAGGGAGCCCTGTCCGAAGCCGCCTCCGCCATGCTGGCCGAGGCGGGCTACCGCCAGCGGCGCGACAGCCGCGAACTGGTCATGGTGGACCCGGAGAACAATGTTGAATTCTTCTTCCTGCGTCCCCGCGACATAGCGGTCTACGTCGGCGCCGGGACGCTTGACGTCGGCATCACCGGCCGCGACCTGCTGTTGGACGCACAAGTGGACGCCGAGGAGCTGCTGCCGCTTGGCTTTGCCGTCTCCACGTTCCGTTTTGCAGGTCCGATCGGCCACTTCAGCACGGCGGCCGAGCTCGAAGGCAAGCGCCTGGCCACCAGCTACGACGGACTCCTGCGCGAGTACCTGGGGAAGCTGGGCATCAACGCCAAGGTGGTCCGCCTGGACGGTGCCGTGGAATCCTCCGTGCGCCTGGGCGTGGCAGACGCCATTGCCGACGTCGTCGAAACCGGCAGCACGTTGAGGGCCGCCGGCATGGAGATCTTTGGCGAACCCATCCTCAATTCCGAGGCACTGCTGATCGGGCGCCGCGGAGTCACCCCGCCGCCCGGCGTCGAGGTGCTGATCCGCCGCCTTCACAGCGTCCTGGTGGCCAGCCAGTACGTCCTGCTCGACTACGACGTGCCGAAGGCCCTCATGGAAAAGGCCACCGCGCTCACCCCCGGCCTCGAATCGCCCACGGTGTCGCCGCTGCGCGACTCCGATTGGGTCGCCGTCCGCTCCATGGTTTCGGCCAAGGACACCAACCGTGTCATGGACGAACTCTATGACCTGGGCGCCCGCGCCATCCTGGTCAGCAGCATCCACGCCTGCCGCATCTAA
- the hisF gene encoding imidazole glycerol phosphate synthase subunit HisF: MSVAIRVIPCLDVDGGRVVKGVKFQNLRDAGDPVELAQRYDRAGADELTFLDVTASSGNRDTTFDVVSRTAEQVFIPLTVGGGVREVSDVDRLLRCGADKASINTAAIARPAVIDEITRRFGSQVLVLSVDARRTREGRTPSGFEVTTHGGRKGTGIDAVEWAREAADRGVGEILLNSIDADGTKEGFDLELIRLVRAAVHVPIIASGGAGRPEHFPPAVAAGANAVLAASIFHFGPDNAIADVKKAIREAGYEVR; encoded by the coding sequence ATGAGTGTTGCCATTCGGGTCATTCCCTGCCTGGACGTTGACGGCGGCCGGGTGGTCAAAGGCGTCAAGTTCCAAAACCTGCGTGACGCCGGCGATCCCGTTGAACTGGCCCAGCGCTACGACCGCGCCGGCGCCGACGAGCTGACCTTCCTTGACGTCACGGCCTCCTCGGGCAACCGCGACACCACCTTTGACGTCGTCTCGCGCACGGCCGAGCAGGTGTTCATTCCGCTGACGGTGGGCGGGGGAGTGCGGGAGGTCTCCGACGTCGACAGGCTCCTGCGCTGCGGGGCGGACAAGGCCTCCATCAACACCGCCGCCATCGCCCGCCCGGCCGTGATTGACGAGATCACCCGGCGTTTTGGCTCCCAGGTCCTGGTGCTCAGTGTCGACGCGCGCCGCACCCGGGAGGGGCGCACGCCGTCGGGCTTCGAAGTGACCACGCACGGCGGCCGCAAGGGCACGGGCATCGACGCGGTCGAATGGGCCAGGGAGGCCGCCGATCGGGGCGTGGGCGAGATCCTGCTGAACTCGATCGACGCCGACGGCACCAAGGAAGGCTTCGACCTCGAGCTCATCCGTCTGGTCCGCGCCGCCGTGCACGTGCCAATCATCGCCTCGGGCGGCGCCGGCAGGCCGGAGCACTTCCCGCCGGCGGTCGCGGCCGGTGCGAACGCCGTGCTCGCGGCGTCGATCTTCCACTTCGGTCCGGACAACGCGATCGCCGACGTCAAGAAGGCCATCCGCGAAGCCGGCTACGAAGTCCGCTAG
- a CDS encoding TIGR03085 family metal-binding protein yields MQFVEPSREVLAETLLAAGPGAPTLCAGWRTQELAAHLFLREHSAKVGVGLVLKPWNKVSEKATAKLAAAASTPAAFAELVEKFRGGPPKLSPFALRSVDRSANLVEFFVHTEDVRRATDRWAPRALDPGYSSDLWAELIKRAAILYRGVDLGVVLVNPSGPRHVAKRAPVSVAIIGDPGELLMHANGRTGQALVSFEGQADAVALLRTAPVGL; encoded by the coding sequence ATGCAATTTGTTGAACCATCCCGTGAAGTCCTCGCCGAGACCCTGCTGGCTGCCGGTCCGGGAGCGCCTACACTCTGTGCCGGATGGCGCACCCAGGAACTGGCGGCGCACCTCTTCCTGCGCGAGCACAGCGCGAAGGTGGGCGTGGGGCTGGTCCTCAAGCCGTGGAACAAGGTATCGGAAAAGGCGACGGCAAAACTCGCCGCCGCCGCCTCGACGCCGGCAGCCTTTGCCGAACTGGTGGAGAAGTTTCGCGGCGGGCCGCCCAAGCTCTCGCCGTTCGCCCTCCGGAGCGTGGACCGGAGCGCCAACCTGGTTGAATTTTTTGTCCACACGGAAGATGTCCGCCGGGCCACCGACCGTTGGGCACCCCGTGCGCTGGACCCCGGATACTCCAGCGACCTCTGGGCCGAGCTCATCAAGCGTGCCGCGATTCTGTACCGCGGAGTGGACCTGGGTGTGGTGCTGGTCAACCCGTCCGGGCCCCGCCACGTCGCCAAGCGGGCTCCGGTTTCGGTCGCGATCATCGGCGACCCCGGCGAGTTGCTCATGCACGCCAACGGCCGCACGGGCCAGGCCCTGGTGTCCTTCGAAGGCCAGGCCGACGCCGTCGCACTCCTCCGCACCGCCCCCGTCGGCCTCTAG
- the hisI gene encoding phosphoribosyl-AMP cyclohydrolase yields the protein MPQNPEPQPSTVPPVSSASVKHAAKAPAAASDAVLAEDVAALLKRDAAGLVAAVVQQFDTGEVLMLGWMDDEALRRTLTTGRVTFWSRSRREYWRKGDTSGHAQFVKAVAIDCDGDALLITADQVGAACHTGTRTCFEGRDLAAVVGSRGA from the coding sequence ATGCCGCAGAACCCAGAACCCCAGCCATCCACAGTTCCACCTGTCAGCAGTGCTTCCGTCAAGCATGCCGCGAAGGCGCCCGCCGCCGCTTCCGACGCGGTGCTTGCCGAGGACGTGGCCGCCCTGCTCAAGCGCGACGCGGCCGGGCTCGTGGCCGCCGTCGTGCAGCAATTCGACACCGGCGAGGTGCTGATGCTTGGCTGGATGGACGACGAGGCCCTGCGGCGCACGCTGACCACGGGCCGGGTGACGTTTTGGTCGAGGTCCCGCAGGGAATACTGGCGCAAGGGGGACACCTCGGGCCACGCCCAGTTTGTCAAGGCGGTGGCGATCGACTGCGACGGCGACGCCCTGCTCATCACCGCCGACCAGGTGGGGGCCGCATGCCACACGGGGACCCGGACCTGCTTCGAAGGCCGGGACCTGGCCGCCGTGGTCGGCAGCCGCGGCGCCTAG
- a CDS encoding anthranilate synthase component I, whose product MQDLGVISPTLEEFRELARNRRVVPVRLKVLVDAQTPIGLYRTLAAEAPGTFLMESAAAGGVWSRYSFIGVKSGATLTTNDGAAHWQGQPPVGVPLSGNPVDAMEATLKLLATERFEGLPPFTSGLVGFVGWESVRHWEKLPSPPEDDLHLPELALNLISDMAVHDNTEGTVLLIANAINVNGTDDNVDAAWHDAVARVRGMLEQLRTPVVQPMSVMDVPEASFADSVQERWDRDDYLKAVDRGKEAIVDGEVFQVVISRRFEMACKASALDVYRVLRNTNPSPYMYLYSFEDAHGKPYSIVGSSPEALVSVSGTEVITHPIAGSRPRGKTLEEDKFLARDLLADAKERSEHLMLVDLSRNDLSKVCNPGTVDVTQFMEVERFSHIMHLVSTVVGTLAKDKKPYDVLAATFPAGTLSGAPKPRALRLLDELEPHRRGIYGGVVGYLDFAGDMDMAIAIRSALLLDGKAYVQAGGGIVADSVNETEAQETVNKAAAPLRAVHAAASLRALGEAAWGATAEAAGNRPFTSANVTGNLS is encoded by the coding sequence ATGCAAGACCTTGGTGTCATCAGCCCCACGCTCGAGGAGTTCCGCGAGCTCGCCCGGAACCGCAGGGTGGTCCCCGTCCGCCTCAAGGTGCTGGTCGACGCGCAAACGCCGATCGGCCTGTACCGGACGCTCGCCGCGGAGGCCCCCGGAACGTTCCTGATGGAGTCCGCGGCCGCCGGGGGCGTCTGGTCCCGCTACTCCTTCATCGGCGTGAAGTCCGGGGCGACCCTGACCACCAACGACGGCGCCGCCCACTGGCAGGGCCAGCCGCCGGTCGGCGTTCCCCTGTCCGGCAACCCCGTGGACGCCATGGAGGCCACGCTGAAGCTGCTCGCCACCGAGCGCTTCGAGGGCCTGCCTCCGTTCACCTCCGGGCTGGTCGGCTTTGTCGGCTGGGAATCGGTGCGGCACTGGGAGAAGCTGCCGTCCCCGCCCGAGGATGACCTGCACCTGCCCGAACTGGCGCTGAACCTCATTTCAGACATGGCCGTCCATGACAACACCGAAGGCACGGTGCTGCTGATCGCCAATGCCATCAATGTCAACGGCACCGACGACAACGTGGACGCGGCCTGGCACGACGCCGTCGCGCGGGTCCGCGGCATGCTGGAGCAGCTGCGCACCCCTGTCGTCCAGCCGATGTCCGTCATGGACGTGCCGGAGGCATCCTTTGCGGACAGCGTCCAGGAACGGTGGGACCGGGACGACTACCTGAAGGCCGTTGACCGGGGCAAGGAAGCCATCGTTGACGGCGAGGTGTTCCAGGTGGTGATTTCTCGGCGTTTTGAAATGGCCTGCAAAGCCTCCGCGCTGGACGTGTACCGGGTGCTGCGCAACACCAACCCCAGCCCCTACATGTACCTGTACAGCTTCGAGGATGCGCACGGCAAGCCCTACTCCATCGTGGGCTCCTCGCCCGAGGCGCTGGTAAGCGTCAGCGGCACCGAGGTCATCACGCACCCCATTGCCGGCTCGCGCCCGCGCGGCAAGACGCTGGAGGAGGACAAGTTCCTGGCCCGGGACCTGCTCGCGGACGCAAAGGAGCGTTCCGAGCATCTGATGCTGGTGGACCTCTCCCGCAACGACCTTTCCAAGGTGTGCAATCCCGGCACGGTTGATGTCACCCAGTTCATGGAGGTGGAGCGCTTCAGCCACATCATGCACCTGGTGTCCACCGTGGTGGGCACCCTGGCCAAGGACAAGAAGCCGTACGACGTGCTGGCCGCGACCTTCCCGGCCGGTACGCTGTCCGGCGCGCCCAAGCCGCGCGCCCTGCGCCTCCTGGACGAGCTGGAACCCCACCGCCGCGGCATCTACGGCGGCGTGGTGGGCTATTTGGACTTTGCCGGCGACATGGACATGGCGATCGCCATCCGTTCCGCCCTGCTGCTGGATGGCAAGGCCTATGTCCAGGCCGGCGGCGGGATCGTGGCCGACTCCGTCAACGAGACCGAGGCCCAGGAGACCGTCAACAAGGCCGCGGCGCCGCTGCGCGCGGTCCATGCCGCGGCGTCGCTTCGGGCGCTGGGGGAAGCCGCCTGGGGAGCCACCGCGGAAGCCGCAGGGAACCGCCCTTTCACATCCGCCAACGTCACGGGGAACCTTTCATGA
- a CDS encoding Trp biosynthesis-associated membrane protein → MSAKPSVPTWQRKSTLVMLAVLAALAVFGTTTQTWIHVSFAQGAVQQAALNVPGSKAAVAVSALALVALAGVLATTIAGRVARIIAGAIVLLSALGIIAVVLGVLADPSAAAMAEVGKATGVVGVASDATTTWFPLAALAASIVLAAAAGLILWVGRRWTVRTKYDAATSSAERPGPGDPIDEVDSWDWLSRGDDPTA, encoded by the coding sequence ATGAGCGCCAAACCATCCGTACCGACCTGGCAGCGCAAGTCCACGCTGGTCATGCTTGCCGTGCTCGCGGCGCTGGCCGTCTTTGGCACCACCACCCAAACCTGGATCCACGTGTCCTTCGCCCAAGGCGCCGTGCAGCAGGCCGCCCTGAACGTCCCGGGCAGCAAGGCCGCCGTCGCCGTCTCGGCGCTGGCCCTGGTTGCACTGGCGGGCGTACTGGCCACGACCATCGCCGGGCGCGTGGCACGGATCATCGCCGGCGCGATCGTGCTGCTCAGCGCACTGGGCATCATCGCCGTCGTGCTTGGCGTGCTGGCCGATCCGTCCGCAGCGGCCATGGCCGAAGTGGGCAAGGCCACCGGCGTCGTCGGCGTTGCCAGCGACGCCACCACCACATGGTTCCCCCTGGCCGCCCTGGCCGCATCCATCGTGCTGGCAGCTGCCGCCGGACTCATCCTGTGGGTCGGCCGCCGCTGGACCGTGCGGACCAAGTACGACGCCGCCACCTCCTCCGCGGAGCGCCCCGGCCCGGGCGACCCCATCGACGAAGTGGACAGCTGGGACTGGCTCAGCCGCGGCGACGACCCGACGGCCTAG
- a CDS encoding HGxxPAAW family protein — protein sequence MSNKSATTSATVSTQGPIDHSIELGHGNSPAAWTCVTVMLVGVIVGCIAFLIGESATILFWIGVAIIAIGLIVGVAMKVAGFGVGGSKLKNNGH from the coding sequence ATGAGCAACAAGTCGGCCACCACGTCCGCAACGGTCAGCACGCAAGGTCCCATCGACCACAGCATTGAACTGGGTCACGGGAACAGCCCGGCCGCGTGGACCTGCGTCACGGTCATGCTGGTCGGGGTCATTGTAGGGTGCATCGCCTTCCTCATTGGTGAAAGCGCCACCATCCTGTTCTGGATCGGTGTGGCGATCATTGCCATCGGCCTGATCGTCGGAGTGGCCATGAAGGTCGCCGGGTTCGGCGTTGGCGGAAGCAAGCTGAAGAACAACGGCCACTGA
- the trpC gene encoding indole-3-glycerol phosphate synthase TrpC codes for MTVLQDIIAGVREDLDARMRTVPLAELKDRAAAAPPALDAFAALGGVAGALPELRVIAEVKRRSPSKGELAGIADPGALAGRYADGGASVISVLTEERRFGGSLADLDAVRAAVRIPVLRKDFTCDPYMIWEARAHGADLVLLIVAALNDGELRDYLALARELGMNAIVETHTAEEIERAVAVDAQIIGINVRNLKTLEVDRGHFAALAGNIPAGPVVIAESGVRDAQDVRHYAGHGAHAILVGEALVRDAAPLERITEFKQAGTAAMQDLHQDAR; via the coding sequence GTGACTGTTTTGCAGGACATCATTGCGGGGGTCAGGGAGGACCTTGACGCCCGCATGCGGACGGTGCCCCTCGCGGAACTGAAGGACCGGGCCGCCGCGGCGCCGCCCGCCCTGGATGCTTTTGCGGCCCTGGGCGGGGTCGCCGGCGCGCTTCCGGAGCTGCGCGTCATCGCCGAGGTCAAGCGCCGCAGCCCGTCAAAGGGGGAGCTGGCCGGCATCGCCGATCCCGGGGCACTGGCCGGCCGGTATGCCGACGGCGGTGCCTCGGTGATCAGCGTGCTGACGGAGGAGCGCCGGTTTGGCGGTTCCCTGGCCGACCTGGATGCCGTGCGGGCAGCGGTGCGCATCCCCGTCCTGCGCAAGGACTTCACCTGCGACCCCTACATGATTTGGGAGGCCCGGGCCCACGGTGCCGACCTGGTGCTGCTCATCGTGGCCGCCCTGAACGACGGCGAACTGCGCGACTACCTGGCGCTGGCCCGTGAACTCGGCATGAACGCCATCGTCGAAACGCACACCGCGGAGGAAATTGAGCGCGCCGTGGCCGTGGACGCCCAGATCATCGGCATCAACGTCCGAAACCTGAAGACGCTAGAGGTGGACCGCGGCCACTTCGCCGCCCTGGCAGGGAACATTCCGGCCGGCCCCGTGGTGATTGCCGAATCGGGTGTCCGCGACGCGCAGGACGTGCGCCACTACGCCGGGCACGGCGCCCACGCCATCCTGGTGGGCGAGGCACTCGTCAGGGACGCCGCCCCGCTGGAGCGGATCACAGAATTCAAGCAGGCCGGCACGGCGGCAATGCAGGACCTGCACCAAGACGCACGCTAG
- the trpB gene encoding tryptophan synthase subunit beta, with the protein MAHEPTASSSGPAGMDDAATAFLAGGNGPDARITEQSLRHAPGPYFGSYGGRWMPESLIAALDELEDTFEKAKVDPEFLAEVAELNKNYSGRPSLLTEARRFGEHAGGARIFLKREDLNHTGSHKINNVIGQALLARRMGKTRIIAETGAGQHGVASATAAALLGMECVVYMGAEDCRRQALNVARMQLLGATVVPVTNGSQTLKDAINDALRDWVANVETTHYLLGTAAGAHPFPAMVRFFHEVIGEEARAQILEQIGRLPDAVCACIGGGSNAIGIFHGFLDDAGVKIYGFEAGGDGVETGRHAATITLGRPGVLHGARSYLMQDEDGQTVESHSISAGLDYPGVGPEHAYLADIGRVSYEPITDAEAMDAFKLLSQTEGIIPAIESSHALAGAIKVGKRLTEGAATPSDIVIIVNLSGRGDKDVETAAEWFGMLDEDGHVKGTTLSTRSSKGAAPTAEANADENAEDATHE; encoded by the coding sequence ATGGCCCATGAGCCCACAGCTTCGTCATCAGGACCCGCCGGCATGGACGACGCCGCAACGGCGTTCCTGGCCGGCGGCAACGGACCGGACGCACGCATCACGGAGCAGTCCCTGCGCCACGCGCCGGGGCCCTACTTCGGCAGCTACGGTGGACGATGGATGCCGGAGTCGCTGATCGCCGCTCTGGACGAGCTTGAGGACACCTTTGAAAAGGCCAAGGTGGATCCGGAGTTTCTGGCCGAAGTGGCCGAGCTGAACAAGAACTACTCCGGCCGCCCGTCGCTGCTGACCGAGGCCAGGCGCTTCGGCGAGCACGCCGGCGGAGCGCGCATCTTCCTCAAGCGCGAAGACTTGAACCACACGGGCTCGCACAAGATCAACAACGTGATTGGCCAGGCCCTGCTCGCCAGGCGCATGGGCAAGACCCGCATCATCGCCGAGACCGGCGCCGGCCAGCACGGCGTGGCCAGTGCCACGGCCGCTGCCCTGCTCGGGATGGAATGCGTGGTCTACATGGGCGCCGAGGACTGCCGCCGGCAGGCCCTGAACGTGGCCCGCATGCAGCTGCTGGGCGCCACCGTGGTGCCCGTGACCAACGGCTCCCAGACACTTAAGGACGCGATCAACGACGCGCTGCGCGACTGGGTCGCCAACGTCGAAACCACCCACTACCTGCTGGGCACCGCGGCCGGGGCCCACCCCTTCCCCGCCATGGTCCGCTTCTTCCACGAGGTCATCGGCGAGGAGGCCCGCGCCCAGATCCTCGAGCAGATCGGCCGGCTGCCGGACGCCGTCTGCGCCTGCATCGGCGGCGGCTCCAACGCCATCGGGATCTTCCACGGCTTCCTGGACGACGCGGGCGTGAAGATCTACGGCTTCGAGGCGGGGGGCGACGGCGTTGAAACCGGCCGCCACGCCGCCACCATCACGCTGGGCCGCCCCGGGGTGCTCCACGGCGCGCGGTCCTACCTGATGCAGGACGAGGACGGCCAGACCGTCGAATCCCACTCCATCTCGGCCGGCCTGGACTACCCGGGAGTGGGCCCGGAGCACGCCTACCTGGCAGACATCGGGCGCGTCAGCTACGAACCCATCACCGACGCGGAGGCCATGGACGCGTTCAAGCTGCTCAGCCAGACCGAAGGCATCATCCCGGCCATCGAGTCCTCCCATGCCCTGGCCGGCGCCATCAAGGTCGGCAAGCGGCTCACGGAAGGCGCGGCAACGCCGTCGGACATTGTGATCATCGTGAACCTGTCCGGCCGCGGCGACAAGGACGTGGAAACGGCCGCGGAGTGGTTCGGCATGCTGGACGAGGACGGCCACGTCAAGGGCACCACGCTTTCCACCCGCTCCTCCAAGGGCGCCGCACCAACGGCAGAAGCAAACGCCGACGAGAACGCAGAGGATGCCACGCATGAGTGA